The following nucleotide sequence is from Flavobacterium sp. N1736.
TCATGTTTTTTATTTGTACTGAGGAAAGGCCGATTATTTATCTATAGAACCTAAAACACGTTTCATGAACGCATTCAATGCTTCTTTTTTGTCTGTGCCCTGAACCACCATTTTGTGTACTTCAAGTGCGCCATACATGTTTGAAATTAATTCGCCAATTACATCTAATTCTTCATCTTTTAGAGAAGGAATTTCAGTCATAGCCTCCAAAACTTCAATAGTTTCGATGATATAATCCTGATCGTTTTCTTCGATAAATTGCGTTAATTGCTTTATTACGGGTAATTTCATTTTTTTAGATTTTTAGATTACTCGATTATTGGATTTTTAGGTAAGATTCAAAAAATCTAATAGTCTAAAAATCTAATGATCTGTTTACGCAATTGCGTTTACCAAGTCGATTAAAACTTCTTGTTTGTTGGTTTGAGTTTCTCCAACTAATTTTCCGTTTACGAAAGTTGCGAATGTTGGCAAGTTGCTTACATTGGCTAATTTTCTTGATTCAGGAGAATTTTCAGCATCAACCAAAACAAAAGTGATAGCTTCATTTTCTGTTGCTAATTTTTTGAATTTTGGTTTCATAATACGGCAATTTCCACACCATGAAGCTGAATATTGTACTACTACTTTTTCGTTTTTAGCAACTAAATCTGCTAACGTATCTTCGTTTAAGT
It contains:
- a CDS encoding DUF6952 family protein, whose product is MKLPVIKQLTQFIEENDQDYIIETIEVLEAMTEIPSLKDEELDVIGELISNMYGALEVHKMVVQGTDKKEALNAFMKRVLGSIDK
- a CDS encoding thioredoxin family protein: MLIDLNEDTLADLVAKNEKVVVQYSASWCGNCRIMKPKFKKLATENEAITFVLVDAENSPESRKLANVSNLPTFATFVNGKLVGETQTNKQEVLIDLVNAIA